One Longimicrobiaceae bacterium genomic window carries:
- the rfaE1 gene encoding D-glycero-beta-D-manno-heptose-7-phosphate kinase, with protein MHGLTRERLDEILERARTLRIAVVGDLMLDVYLVGSVTRISPEAPVPVVQVTEERVALGGAANVAANVVTLGAECDLIGYVGADDAGARIRHALSRLRGGTVHPRLVERDDRPTTTKTRVMARHQQVVRFDRERDDDLDEGCVGELCEVIAASVAAADALVLEDYNKGVLSPTVIRAAIDAAARAGIPVVVDPKFRHFFDYGGATVFKPNAVELGNALGTAVQPQDDAWLEDARNQVGAAYLLLTLGEHGMALRCDDGTTLRVPTVAREVYDVSGAGDTVTAFLAVALAAGASVREAAVLANLAAGIEVGKPGVAVVTPDEVRQMLERTAGA; from the coding sequence ATGCACGGCCTGACGCGCGAACGACTCGACGAGATCCTGGAGCGGGCCCGCACGCTGCGAATCGCGGTGGTGGGCGACCTGATGCTCGACGTGTACCTCGTGGGCTCGGTGACGCGCATCTCGCCCGAGGCGCCGGTGCCGGTGGTGCAGGTCACCGAGGAGCGCGTGGCGCTGGGGGGCGCGGCGAACGTGGCCGCCAACGTGGTGACGCTGGGCGCCGAGTGCGACCTGATCGGCTACGTGGGCGCGGACGACGCGGGCGCGCGCATCCGCCACGCCCTGTCGCGCCTGCGTGGCGGCACGGTGCACCCGCGCCTGGTGGAGCGCGACGACCGGCCCACGACCACGAAGACGCGGGTGATGGCGCGGCACCAGCAGGTCGTGCGCTTCGACCGCGAGCGCGACGACGACCTGGACGAGGGCTGCGTGGGCGAGCTGTGCGAGGTGATCGCCGCGTCGGTCGCCGCGGCGGACGCGCTGGTGCTGGAGGACTACAACAAGGGCGTGCTGTCGCCCACGGTGATCCGCGCCGCCATCGACGCCGCGGCGCGCGCCGGCATCCCCGTGGTGGTGGACCCGAAGTTCCGCCACTTCTTCGACTATGGCGGCGCGACGGTGTTCAAGCCGAACGCGGTGGAGCTGGGGAACGCGCTGGGCACCGCGGTGCAGCCGCAGGACGATGCGTGGCTGGAAGATGCGCGCAACCAGGTGGGCGCCGCGTACCTGCTGCTCACGCTGGGCGAGCACGGCATGGCGCTGCGCTGCGACGACGGGACCACGCTGCGCGTGCCCACGGTGGCGCGCGAGGTCTACGACGTGTCCGGCGCGGGCGACACGGTGACGGCGTTCCTGGCGGTCGCGCTCGCGGCGGGCGCATCGGTGCGCGAGGCGGCCGTGCTGGCGAACCTCGCCGCGGGCATCGAGGTGGGGAAGCCCGGCGTCGCCGTCGTCACCCCGGACGAGGTGCGGCAGATGCTGGAGCGGACGGCAGGCGCCTGA
- a CDS encoding RidA family protein → MASLQKIQTAGAPAAIGPYSQAITHGGLVFTAGQIPLDPESMQIVEGDVAAQTERVMLNLQAVLQEAGADLSSVVKTTVFLKDMNDFAAMNEVYGRHFGDHAPARSTVQAARLPRDASVEIECIAALLDR, encoded by the coding sequence ATGGCTTCTCTTCAGAAGATCCAGACGGCCGGCGCGCCGGCGGCGATCGGGCCGTACAGCCAGGCGATCACGCACGGCGGCCTCGTGTTCACGGCGGGCCAGATCCCGCTGGACCCGGAGTCGATGCAGATCGTGGAGGGCGACGTGGCCGCGCAGACCGAGCGCGTGATGCTGAACCTCCAGGCCGTGCTCCAGGAAGCCGGCGCGGACCTCTCGTCGGTGGTGAAGACGACGGTGTTCCTGAAGGACATGAACGACTTCGCGGCCATGAACGAGGTGTACGGCCGCCACTTCGGCGATCACGCCCCGGCGCGCTCCACCGTGCAGGCCGCGCGTCTCCCGCGCGATGCGTCGGTGGAGATCGAGTGTATCGCCGCGCTGCTGGACCGCTAG
- a CDS encoding phosphomannomutase/phosphoglucomutase — protein MLNPHIFRQYDIRGVVGPDVTAEVAEGIGRAFATLAIRRLGKKDVRLALGRDNRLTSNELADGVARGMMAAGARIFDVGTVPTPAHSFSMYYLGLDGGLQVTGSHNPPQYNGFKMTLAGRSIYGDAIQQIRRMIEESDFEMGEGRGSRENHEILRDYAREVAAKFTIERPVKVVVDCGNGSGSLVAEEMLSALGPNVTVIPLFCESDGTFPNHHPDPVVDKNLVDIIAKVKETGADLGVAFDGDADRIGAIDDKGEIVRGDTLLLLYGLDLIQRRGPGQAVVFDVKCSQLLPDELEAAGGRPIMSQTGHSLIKERMKQEHSLLSGELSGHIMFGDDYYGFDDALYGACLLIDIVARMGRPLSERLAEFPKYVSTSEIRYVSSEEEKWNVVARATEHFRKDHEVIDVDGARVKFGDGWGLIRASNTEPVLVARYEARTPERLAEIQGEMEQWLANDGVNVAAPTTH, from the coding sequence ATGCTGAATCCGCACATCTTCCGGCAGTACGACATCCGCGGCGTGGTGGGCCCCGACGTGACGGCCGAGGTGGCCGAGGGCATCGGGCGCGCCTTCGCCACGCTCGCCATCCGCCGGCTGGGCAAGAAGGACGTGCGCCTGGCGCTGGGCCGCGACAACCGCCTCACGTCGAACGAGCTGGCGGACGGTGTGGCGCGCGGGATGATGGCGGCCGGGGCGCGGATTTTCGACGTCGGCACCGTGCCCACGCCGGCGCACAGCTTCTCCATGTACTACCTGGGCCTGGACGGCGGCCTGCAGGTCACCGGCTCGCACAACCCGCCGCAGTACAACGGCTTCAAGATGACGCTGGCCGGCCGCTCCATCTACGGAGACGCCATCCAGCAGATCCGCCGGATGATCGAGGAGAGCGACTTCGAGATGGGCGAGGGCCGCGGCAGCCGCGAGAACCACGAGATCCTGCGAGACTACGCCCGCGAGGTCGCGGCCAAGTTCACCATCGAGCGCCCCGTGAAGGTCGTCGTGGACTGCGGCAACGGCAGCGGCAGCCTCGTCGCCGAGGAGATGCTGTCCGCGCTCGGCCCCAACGTCACCGTGATCCCGCTCTTCTGCGAGTCCGACGGCACGTTCCCGAACCACCATCCGGACCCGGTGGTCGACAAGAACCTGGTCGACATCATCGCCAAGGTGAAGGAGACGGGCGCCGACCTGGGCGTGGCGTTCGACGGCGACGCGGACCGCATCGGCGCCATCGACGACAAGGGCGAGATCGTGCGCGGCGACACGCTGCTGCTGCTGTACGGCCTGGACCTGATCCAGCGCCGCGGCCCTGGCCAGGCGGTGGTGTTCGACGTGAAGTGCTCGCAACTGCTGCCGGACGAGCTGGAGGCGGCGGGCGGGCGGCCCATCATGTCGCAGACGGGCCACTCGCTCATCAAGGAGCGGATGAAGCAGGAGCACTCGCTCCTCTCCGGCGAGCTCTCCGGCCACATCATGTTCGGCGACGACTACTACGGCTTCGACGACGCGCTGTACGGCGCCTGCCTGCTCATCGACATCGTTGCCCGCATGGGCCGCCCGCTCAGCGAGCGTCTGGCGGAGTTCCCCAAGTACGTCTCGACGTCGGAGATCCGCTACGTCTCGTCGGAAGAGGAGAAGTGGAACGTGGTCGCCCGCGCCACCGAGCACTTCCGCAAGGACCACGAGGTGATCGACGTGGACGGCGCCCGCGTGAAGTTCGGCGACGGCTGGGGCCTGATCCGCGCCAGCAACACCGAGCCCGTGCTCGTCGCCCGCTACGAGGCGCGCACGCCGGAGCGCCTGGCCGAGATCCAGGGCGAGATGGAGCAGTGGCTGGCGAACGACGGCGTGAACGTCGCCGCACCCACCACGCACTGA
- a CDS encoding carbamate kinase — MADRTIVVALGGNALAQPGEEGTITEQFRHTRESLGAVVELAREGWRIAIVHGNGPQVGNELVRNEMSRHLVPPLPLGVLVAATEGWIGYMIQQSLENALWRGGVDRQVVTIVTQVQVDPADPELQRPSKPIGRTVDEATARQLASEMGGDVMRVKGGWRRVVPSPRPLAIVERPMIRSLVEQGHLVIAAGGGGTPVYRHATLGLEGIDAVIDKDRAAAILARDIGAEELVILTDVDAVYLDYGEPTQRAIRRLTVSQAVQLLDDGEMGSGSMGPKVEAAATFVRGGGRRAVIARLDQGREAVAGRAGTEIVPDEA, encoded by the coding sequence TTGGCGGACCGTACGATCGTGGTGGCGCTGGGGGGCAACGCGCTGGCGCAGCCGGGCGAGGAAGGCACCATCACCGAGCAGTTCCGCCACACGCGCGAGAGCCTTGGCGCGGTGGTGGAGCTCGCGCGCGAGGGCTGGCGAATCGCCATCGTGCACGGCAACGGGCCGCAGGTGGGCAACGAGCTGGTGCGCAACGAGATGTCGCGCCACCTCGTGCCCCCGCTCCCTCTCGGCGTGCTCGTCGCCGCGACCGAAGGCTGGATCGGATACATGATCCAGCAGTCGCTCGAGAACGCGCTCTGGCGGGGCGGCGTGGACCGCCAGGTCGTGACCATCGTCACGCAGGTGCAGGTGGACCCGGCCGACCCGGAGCTCCAGCGCCCGTCCAAGCCCATCGGCCGCACGGTCGACGAAGCGACGGCCCGGCAGCTCGCGAGCGAGATGGGCGGCGACGTGATGCGGGTGAAGGGCGGCTGGCGGCGCGTCGTCCCGTCCCCGCGCCCCCTCGCCATCGTCGAGCGCCCCATGATCCGCTCGCTCGTGGAGCAGGGCCACCTCGTCATCGCGGCCGGCGGCGGGGGAACGCCCGTCTACCGCCACGCCACGCTGGGGCTGGAGGGCATCGACGCGGTGATTGACAAGGACCGCGCGGCCGCCATCCTCGCCCGCGACATCGGCGCGGAAGAGCTGGTGATCCTCACCGACGTGGACGCGGTCTACCTCGACTACGGCGAGCCGACGCAGCGCGCGATCCGCCGGCTCACGGTGTCGCAGGCCGTGCAGCTGCTGGACGATGGAGAGATGGGGTCCGGCAGCATGGGGCCCAAGGTGGAGGCCGCCGCCACGTTCGTTCGTGGCGGGGGCCGGCGCGCCGTGATCGCGCGGCTGGACCAGGGCCGCGAGGCCGTGGCGGGACGGGCAGGAACCGAGATCGTGCCCGACGAGGCGTAG
- the sucC gene encoding ADP-forming succinate--CoA ligase subunit beta, which produces MNIHEYQAKELLAAEGVPIPMGEVATTPEQAEEIARRLGGAVVVKAQVHAGGRGKAGGVKLAKTPEEAREKAAGILGMKIKGLTVERVLIAPAADIASEAYVGVIMDRASHAPVFMVSAAGGIDIEEVAVTNPEAIRKLAVDTRYGLLPHQAYLLATELYKDAKQQRAAAKILQQLYTAFVKAGASLAEINPLVTTPEGEVQALDAKFNIDDNELFRHPNIEALRDEASEEPAEVEARRANLTFIKLDGNVGCVVNGAGLAMATMDLVKYYGGDPANFLDIGGSSNPQKVVDALRIITSDPQVKVILFNIFGGITRTDDVANGIVTATQQNPISVPIVIRLTGTNEEIAVKILEEAGFTALTDMDEAVKRAVELATGEGK; this is translated from the coding sequence ATGAACATACACGAATACCAGGCGAAGGAGCTTCTCGCCGCCGAAGGGGTGCCCATCCCCATGGGCGAGGTCGCCACCACGCCCGAGCAGGCCGAGGAGATCGCGCGCCGCCTGGGCGGCGCCGTGGTCGTCAAGGCGCAGGTGCACGCGGGCGGCCGCGGCAAGGCCGGCGGCGTCAAGCTGGCCAAGACGCCCGAGGAGGCCAGGGAGAAGGCCGCGGGCATCCTGGGGATGAAGATCAAGGGCCTCACGGTTGAGCGCGTGCTCATCGCCCCGGCGGCCGACATCGCCAGCGAGGCGTACGTGGGCGTGATCATGGACCGCGCCAGCCACGCGCCCGTCTTCATGGTCAGCGCCGCGGGCGGCATCGACATCGAGGAGGTGGCGGTCACCAACCCCGAGGCCATCCGCAAGCTGGCGGTGGACACGCGCTACGGGCTGCTGCCGCACCAGGCCTACCTGCTCGCCACCGAGCTGTACAAGGACGCCAAGCAGCAGCGCGCCGCGGCCAAGATCCTCCAGCAGCTCTACACCGCCTTCGTGAAGGCGGGCGCGTCGCTGGCCGAGATCAACCCGCTGGTCACCACGCCCGAGGGCGAGGTGCAGGCGCTGGACGCCAAGTTCAACATCGACGACAACGAGCTCTTCCGCCATCCGAACATCGAGGCCCTGCGCGACGAGGCGAGCGAAGAGCCGGCCGAGGTGGAGGCGCGGAGGGCGAACCTGACGTTCATCAAGCTCGACGGCAACGTGGGATGCGTGGTCAACGGCGCCGGGCTGGCCATGGCGACCATGGACCTGGTGAAGTACTACGGCGGCGACCCGGCCAACTTCCTGGACATCGGCGGCTCGTCGAACCCGCAGAAGGTGGTGGACGCGCTGCGCATCATCACCAGCGATCCGCAGGTCAAGGTCATCCTCTTCAACATCTTCGGCGGCATCACGCGCACCGACGACGTGGCCAACGGCATCGTCACCGCCACGCAGCAGAACCCCATCTCCGTGCCCATCGTGATCCGCCTGACGGGCACGAACGAGGAGATCGCGGTCAAGATCCTGGAGGAGGCGGGCTTCACCGCGCTCACGGACATGGACGAGGCCGTGAAGCGGGCCGTCGAACTCGCAACGGGAGAGGGCAAGTGA
- the sucD gene encoding succinate--CoA ligase subunit alpha, translating to MSIFIDKSTKLVVQGITGRDGSFHTKQMLEYGTDVVAGVTPGKGGQMFEGRVPIFNTVEEAVKETGANSSVIYVPPPFAADAMLEAADAGVGFIVCITEGVPVLDMTRVRPYVQEKGARLLGPNCPGLLSAGKSKVGIIPGHITQPGPVGLVSKSGTLTYEVVFKLKAAGIGTTTCVGIGGDPINGTSFIDCLAAFEADPETKAIVMLGEIGGTDEQEAAAYIKANVKKPVVGFIAGQTAPPGRRMGHAGAIISGSAGTAEEKIQAFRDNGIADAKRPLDVVALIQAVL from the coding sequence GTGAGCATCTTCATCGACAAGAGCACGAAGCTGGTCGTGCAGGGCATCACCGGCCGCGACGGCTCTTTCCACACGAAGCAGATGCTGGAGTACGGCACCGACGTGGTGGCCGGAGTCACTCCGGGCAAGGGCGGGCAGATGTTCGAGGGCCGCGTGCCCATCTTCAACACCGTCGAGGAGGCGGTGAAGGAGACCGGCGCCAACTCGTCCGTCATCTACGTGCCGCCCCCCTTCGCGGCCGACGCGATGCTGGAGGCGGCGGACGCGGGCGTGGGCTTCATCGTCTGCATCACCGAGGGCGTGCCGGTGCTGGACATGACCCGCGTGCGGCCCTACGTCCAGGAGAAGGGCGCGCGCCTGCTCGGCCCCAACTGCCCCGGCCTGCTTTCCGCCGGCAAGAGCAAGGTGGGCATCATCCCCGGCCACATCACGCAGCCCGGCCCGGTGGGCCTGGTGTCGAAGTCCGGCACGCTGACGTACGAGGTCGTCTTCAAGCTCAAAGCCGCCGGCATCGGGACGACGACGTGCGTGGGCATCGGCGGCGACCCCATCAACGGGACCAGCTTCATCGACTGCCTGGCGGCGTTCGAGGCGGACCCGGAGACGAAGGCGATCGTGATGCTGGGCGAGATCGGCGGGACGGACGAGCAGGAGGCGGCGGCGTACATCAAGGCCAACGTCAAGAAGCCCGTCGTAGGCTTCATCGCCGGCCAGACGGCGCCTCCGGGGCGGCGGATGGGCCACGCGGGTGCCATCATCTCGGGCTCGGCGGGCACGGCGGAGGAGAAGATCCAGGCCTTCCGCGACAACGGCATCGCCGACGCCAAGCGGCCGCTCGACGTGGTCGCGCTGATCCAGGCGGTCCTCTGA
- a CDS encoding CBS domain-containing protein — protein sequence MLRAEHVVAPLDAVTVHEAVVQLARTLVATGAVPHAEKLAKLFAETRVRDTIHIGTRVLLPHLRTDAVDGLVVAIGVAPRPLRSVSADMDGSAQVVALVLAPPSAAGLYLQTVAALAGALRQDATVDRLVAARNAAEVLAVPEIRGITIQPRLTVRDVMSQRVYRVSPDAPVSEALDLISQHRLRAVPVVSEDREVLGMVSDRDLLKFLLPGVLKTGEGTDAGGSLREVRVRDVMTRSVICVSEDQALAEVASLMVGKDLERLPVTSEGKLTGFLTRGDIIRKMYGP from the coding sequence GTGCTCCGCGCAGAGCACGTCGTGGCCCCCCTGGATGCGGTGACGGTGCACGAGGCCGTGGTCCAGCTCGCGCGCACCCTGGTGGCGACCGGGGCCGTCCCGCACGCGGAGAAGCTGGCCAAGCTCTTCGCCGAGACCCGCGTGCGCGACACCATCCACATCGGCACGCGGGTGCTGCTGCCGCACCTGCGCACCGACGCGGTGGACGGGCTGGTGGTCGCCATAGGCGTGGCGCCGCGCCCGCTGCGCAGCGTAAGCGCAGACATGGACGGATCGGCGCAGGTGGTGGCGCTGGTGCTGGCCCCGCCCTCCGCGGCGGGCCTGTACCTCCAGACGGTCGCGGCGCTGGCCGGCGCGCTGCGGCAGGACGCGACCGTCGACCGGCTCGTCGCCGCCCGGAATGCGGCGGAGGTGCTGGCCGTGCCGGAGATCCGCGGGATCACCATCCAGCCGCGGCTCACGGTGCGCGACGTGATGAGCCAGCGCGTCTACCGCGTGAGCCCGGACGCGCCGGTGAGCGAGGCGCTGGACCTCATCAGCCAGCACAGGCTGCGCGCGGTGCCGGTGGTGAGCGAGGACCGCGAGGTGCTGGGGATGGTGAGCGACCGCGACCTGCTGAAGTTCCTCCTCCCGGGCGTGCTGAAGACGGGCGAGGGGACCGACGCCGGCGGGTCGCTGCGCGAGGTGCGCGTGCGCGACGTGATGACGCGCTCGGTGATCTGCGTGTCCGAAGACCAGGCGCTGGCCGAGGTCGCCTCGCTGATGGTGGGGAAGGACCTGGAGCGCCTGCCGGTGACCAGCGAGGGGAAGCTGACCGGCTTCCTCACCCGCGGGGACATCATCCGCAAGATGTACGGCCCGTGA